A window of the Gossypium hirsutum isolate 1008001.06 chromosome A05, Gossypium_hirsutum_v2.1, whole genome shotgun sequence genome harbors these coding sequences:
- the LOC107959791 gene encoding uncharacterized protein, with amino-acid sequence MQSSSGGDNDFGSLQQFLNPSLVSHHQHHPHSLLAQGLDQVPFPSSSSMQPRPVGELNGVVKNPKKRTRASRKAPTTVLTTDPTNFRAMVQEYTGIPTPPGSSSFSRKLDIFGSGSSGTRSSTHLEPLRPSAKRVQPAATSLLNNIPLAEASNMLNFQAQILQPPLQPSLNLPGCPASASSTMASLDGVSGNLGGLHGNWRGAVGLNNGNQDHFRPFDGVYSNTSQRLNSFKSNYSSLSDFQHEKGLENVSSRAQGTVDSWISPAD; translated from the coding sequence ATGCAATCTTCAAGCGGTGGTGATAACGACTTCGGTTCACTCCAACAATTTTTGAACCCCTCCCTTGTCTCTCACCACCAGCACCACCCACACAGTTTACTGGCTCAAGGACTCGATCAAGTTCCGTTTCCGAGCTCATCATCGATGCAACCAAGGCCAGTTGGTGAACTTAATGGTGTTGTCAAGAACCCCAAGAAGCGAACAAGGGCGTCAAGGAAAGCACCCACTACGGTTCTCACCACTGACCCAACCAATTTCAGAGCCATGGTGCAAGAATATACTGGAATTCCTACACCACCAGGCTCATCATCATTTTCTCGAAAGCTCGATATTTTTGGCTCTGGTTCATCAGGTACCCGGTCGTCCACTCACTTGGAACCTTTACGTCCCTCGGCTAAAAGGGTTCAGCCTGCTGCAACTTCATTATTAAACAATATTCCTTTAGCTGAAGCTTCTAATATGTTAAACTTTCAAGCCCAGATTCTCCAGCCTCCACTTCAGCCTTCTCTTAATTTGCCTGGTTGTCCAGCTTCAGCTTCTTCAACAATGGCTTCCCTCGATGGTGTGAGTGGGAACCTCGGTGGCTTACATGGAAACTGGAGAGGTGCGGTTGGATTAAACAATGGGAATCAAGATCATTTCAGGCCGTTTGATGGGGTTTACAGTAATACTTCTCAGAGACTTAACAGTTTCAAGTCGAATTACTCTTCATTATCGGATTTCCAACATGAAAAGGGACTGGAAAACGTTTCATCCAGAGCTCAAGGTACAGTTGATTCATGGATATCTCCTGCAGACTAG